TCGGTCTACTGTCGGGGCACCAACTCGGACCAGATCGAGTCCCTGGAGATCCCGGCCCGCGTGCGCGAGATCCTGGAAGGGCAACCGTGACCGAAGTCGAACCGTACCTGGTGCGCCTCACGACCCGGTTGCTCGGAGGAATCGAGCGCTTGCCCGCGGACCAGCGCGAGCGGAACACCACGTACCTGCTCGAAGCCCAGAACCCGGACGGCGGGTTCTCCGGGCGCGAGGGCGGGTCCGATCTTTATTACACCGGGTTCGCGCTGCGCTCGCTGGCGGTACTCCAAGCACTAAACGAAGACGTCTGCAACAAGGCCGCAAACTTCCTCCGCACGAAGATGACCGGCAGCGCGGGCGTGGTGGACTTCTTCTCGCTCGTCGTGAGTTGCTACCTGGTCCCGTTGGGCGGTGGTCCCGATGTACTGGCGGACGCCCCGACCGACTGGCCCGAGCGCGTCGCGGCCACGCTCGAAACGTTCCGCACCCCGGACGGCGGGTACGGTAAAACGCCCGGCGCGCTGTACGGCAGCACTTACACCAGTTTCCTCGTCACACTCTGTTTGCAACTCCTCGGACGTTCTTCCCCGGATGCGGAGAAGCTGGCCGCGTTCGTGAAATCGCGCCGACGCGACGACGGTGGGTACGTGGAGATTTCCGCGATGAAGCGGAGCGGTACGAATCCCACCGCCGCGGGCGTGGGGCTGCTCCAGATCCTCGGTGCACTCGACGACACGGCCCGCACCGGCACCGCGACGTTCCTGGCCGCGCTGCCGTCGCCGTTCGAGGGCGGGCTGCGAGCGAACGACCGTATCCCGGCAGCGGACCTGCTCTCAACGTTCACCGGGAGCTGGACGCTGGACCAACTCGGACACGCGAACAAGCTCGACTGGGACGCGATCCAGCGCTACGCCGAAGAGTGCGAGCGACCCATCGGCGGGTTCCGCGGCGGACTGTGGGACGAACACACCGACGTGGAGTACACGTTCTACGGCCTCGGCACGCTCGCGCTCGCGGCCCTCATGCTGGAGTGAACCTGGGACCGCGGGCGTCTCGCCCGCATTGTTGGATGTGGAAGTTAGCCAGGGGTTGCGCGTTGCTTCACCCCTGGCTACTCGCTGCCGCCCCTAATCGGGGCTAAAAATCGCTCTCGTGTCTGATTCGCGTAATCTG
This region of Gemmata massiliana genomic DNA includes:
- a CDS encoding prenyltransferase/squalene oxidase repeat-containing protein gives rise to the protein MTEVEPYLVRLTTRLLGGIERLPADQRERNTTYLLEAQNPDGGFSGREGGSDLYYTGFALRSLAVLQALNEDVCNKAANFLRTKMTGSAGVVDFFSLVVSCYLVPLGGGPDVLADAPTDWPERVAATLETFRTPDGGYGKTPGALYGSTYTSFLVTLCLQLLGRSSPDAEKLAAFVKSRRRDDGGYVEISAMKRSGTNPTAAGVGLLQILGALDDTARTGTATFLAALPSPFEGGLRANDRIPAADLLSTFTGSWTLDQLGHANKLDWDAIQRYAEECERPIGGFRGGLWDEHTDVEYTFYGLGTLALAALMLE